In Niallia sp. FSL W8-0635, one genomic interval encodes:
- a CDS encoding FAD binding domain-containing protein produces the protein MAFEYIPASSIEQATKKYAEMKAQNKKPAYYAGGTEIITLRRINQLNVDFTIDVKQIAACNVHQVDEEYLVIGSCITLTDVEELNYFPLLTRVCKEIADRTARNKITVGGNICGHIFYREAVLPFLLTDSVFVLASENGIRTEYIHDVFEEQLLLQDGELLVQAFIEKKYLSQEYIAIKVRQHWETGYPLITVAALKIDGQIRVAISGLCTFPFRAFEVERIINNQTMNKEQRITLALNHLPSPILDDVEGSAEYRLFVLADLIEKIINRLEGV, from the coding sequence ATGGCATTTGAGTATATACCAGCTTCCTCCATAGAACAAGCTACAAAAAAATATGCAGAGATGAAGGCGCAAAATAAAAAACCTGCCTATTATGCAGGCGGGACAGAGATTATTACATTAAGGAGAATCAATCAATTAAATGTGGATTTCACGATTGATGTAAAACAAATAGCTGCATGTAATGTACATCAGGTTGATGAAGAGTACCTTGTGATCGGTTCCTGTATCACGTTGACAGATGTGGAAGAGCTCAATTATTTTCCATTATTAACAAGGGTTTGTAAGGAGATTGCCGATCGAACGGCAAGGAATAAGATAACGGTCGGTGGGAATATTTGTGGGCATATTTTTTATCGAGAAGCAGTATTGCCATTTCTTTTAACGGATAGTGTATTCGTTCTTGCTAGTGAAAATGGAATAAGAACGGAATATATTCATGATGTGTTTGAGGAACAGTTATTGCTTCAGGACGGAGAATTATTGGTGCAGGCATTTATTGAGAAAAAATATTTATCTCAAGAATATATAGCGATAAAAGTGAGGCAGCACTGGGAGACAGGATATCCATTAATTACAGTTGCAGCATTAAAAATAGATGGTCAAATTAGAGTCGCAATCAGTGGTTTATGTACATTTCCTTTTCGAGCTTTTGAAGTCGAGCGCATTATAAATAATCAAACGATGAATAAAGAACAACGAATCACATTAGCCTTAAACCATCTTCCTTCTCCCATTCTTGATGATGTAGAAGGATCAGCTGAATATCGTTTGTTTGTACTGGCTGATCTTATAGAAAAAATAATTAATCGATTGGAGGGAGTGTAA
- a CDS encoding (2Fe-2S)-binding protein, producing MTESGPNLVIVRLRVNEENHIAVIPPSKTLLATLRENLFLTGAKAGCFNGDCGACTTIIDGMPMKSCLMLAVEAQGKEIITIEGLKNSPLQEAFIEEFAFQCGYCTPGFIMNGHALLLNEANPSKVKIKEWLESNICRCTSYEEIEAAVYKAIAKQKK from the coding sequence GTGACAGAAAGTGGGCCGAATTTAGTAATAGTAAGATTACGAGTAAATGAAGAAAATCATATTGCGGTCATACCTCCATCGAAAACATTACTAGCTACATTACGGGAAAACCTATTTTTAACCGGTGCAAAGGCAGGCTGTTTTAATGGAGATTGTGGCGCATGTACCACTATTATAGATGGAATGCCGATGAAATCCTGCTTAATGCTTGCAGTAGAAGCACAAGGAAAGGAGATTATTACAATTGAAGGACTGAAAAATAGTCCACTCCAAGAAGCCTTTATCGAAGAGTTTGCCTTTCAGTGTGGCTATTGCACGCCTGGATTTATCATGAATGGGCATGCCCTTCTCCTTAATGAAGCAAATCCGAGTAAAGTAAAGATAAAAGAATGGCTGGAGTCCAATATATGTCGTTGCACGAGTTATGAGGAAATCGAAGCAGCGGTATACAAAGCAATCGCGAAACAAAAGAAATAA
- a CDS encoding DUF4021 domain-containing protein produces the protein MKNQDTKATNQQNQLGLDADEQEMNGLYGMAETNEEDALNKQNTQQKL, from the coding sequence ATGAAGAATCAAGATACGAAAGCTACTAATCAACAAAACCAATTAGGATTAGATGCTGATGAACAAGAAATGAATGGTTTGTATGGAATGGCTGAAACGAATGAAGAAGATGCGTTAAATAAACAAAATACACAGCAAAAATTGTAA